The genomic region AAATGCAACTGTTCCACTACTACCGTCGGCAAAGCCAGCCCGAATGGATGAAGCTCGCCAAGCGCGTGCCCATCTACGGCATCTGGGATGACCACGACTTCACCACCAACGACGGCTGGGGCGGGCCCGATATCGAGAAGCCCAAATGGAAGCGCAAGGTCTGGGAAATTTTCAAGGAGAACTACGACAACCCTTACTACGGCGGCGGCGAGAAGCAGCCCGGTTGTTGGTTTGATTTCTGGATCGGCAAGGTGCACTTCGTGATGATCGATGGCCGCTACTATCGCGAATCCCCGCGCAGCAAGGAGAACCCTTCCATGCTCGGCCCCGTACAATTGAAGTGGCTCAAGCAAACCCTCAAAAAACCGGCCACCTTCACTGTGTTCTGCACCAACGTGCCCATCACCCCCAAGGTGAAGCCCGGCTCAAAGGATACTTGGGACGGCTTTGCCGGCGAACGTCAGGCGATCTTTGAGCACCTGGCCAAGGAGAAGATTCCCGGTGTCATCATCCTCTCCGCCGACCGCCATCGGTCCGATGCCTACAAGATCGACACCGGCATTGACGGCATGTACCCGCTCTACGAATGGCAGTCCTCACGTCTCACCAATCAACATGTGCACGGCCTGATCAAGCACTCGCTTTTTGGTTACAACGAAAAGCAATCCTTCGGCCGCGTGGACTTCGATCTCAAGGCCGACGATCCAACCGTCAAATACACCATCATCAACATCGACGGCAAACCCATCCACGACCTCACCCTCAAGCGCAGCGAACTGCAGTTCAAATAAACGAACATCCTTTCAACCATGAAACTCACATCCGCTCTCACCACCCTCGCCGTGCTCCTTTTTGGAGCGTTCACCACGCAAGCCGCTCCCGATGGCGCCCGGCCCAATGTGATTCTCATCATGGCCGACGACATGGGCTACGAAGCGTTGTCCGCCAACGGCAGCGAATCCTGCAAGTCGCCCAACCTCGACAAGCTGGCAGCGAACGGCGTGCGCTTCACCAACTGTTTCTCCAACCCGATCTGTACGCCGTCGCGGACGAAGATCATGACCGGCCATTACAACGTCCGGAACTACGTGAAGTTTGGCTGGCTGGATCGTGAACAAACCACCTTCGCTCATCAGCTCAAGGCTGCCGGCTACGCGACCGCCATCGCCGGCAAGTGGCAACTCGGCAAAGACAAGGATTCACCGCAGCATTTCGGATTCGAACAATCCTGCCTCTGGCAACACACCCGAAGTGGTCGATCCAACGAAGATGGCAAACGCATCGACCGCCGCTTCGTCAACCCACTATTGGAGATCAACGGCGTGGAGAAGGATTACACCAACGGCGAATACGGTCCGCAGGTCTGCACCGACTTCCTCTGCGACTTCATCGACGCGAACAAGAAGAAGCCTTTCCTCGTGTACTACCCGATGATCCTCACGCACTGCCCCTTCGACCCCACACCGGACTCCACCGACTGGGATCCCAAGCGGCTCGGTTCCACCACCTACAAGGGCGACCGCGAAGATCCTCAGCGCCACTTCATTGACATGGTTGCCTACGCCGACAAGGCCGTCGGACAGATCGTGGCGCAGCTCGAAAAATCCGGTGTGCGCGACAACACGCTAATCATCTTTACGGGCGATAATGGTACGGACACACCCATTGTTACTCCCTGGAACGGAACTAAGGTTGTGGGTGGCAAAGGCACCATGAGCGACACGGGCACACGCGTGCCGCTCATCGCCAGTTGGCCGGCTGGCATCCAAAAGCCCGGGCGCGTAGTGGATGATCTCGTCGAGTTCACCGACATGTTCCCAACGCTCTGCGAAGTCACCGGCGCCAAGCTGCCTAAGAACCATCCCGCTGACGGCGCCAGCATCGTCCCCGTACTCCAAAAC from Limisphaerales bacterium harbors:
- a CDS encoding alkaline phosphatase family protein, producing MKNSPLWLCLTALAFALHTSPLLAQEGQANKPRVNNEKPGSRGQVKRVHPHALKLILQGKKKEAAAYLFETSAFEVNPKHTQLLLDIANDKPNAWKYDAKTWPWERVLPDTSLKKDAPSEKFTIAFGGGSGYVPANERVWNTIGAIDPRAILLLGDNVYIDDPETPEMQLFHYYRRQSQPEWMKLAKRVPIYGIWDDHDFTTNDGWGGPDIEKPKWKRKVWEIFKENYDNPYYGGGEKQPGCWFDFWIGKVHFVMIDGRYYRESPRSKENPSMLGPVQLKWLKQTLKKPATFTVFCTNVPITPKVKPGSKDTWDGFAGERQAIFEHLAKEKIPGVIILSADRHRSDAYKIDTGIDGMYPLYEWQSSRLTNQHVHGLIKHSLFGYNEKQSFGRVDFDLKADDPTVKYTIINIDGKPIHDLTLKRSELQFK
- a CDS encoding sulfatase-like hydrolase/transferase; amino-acid sequence: MKLTSALTTLAVLLFGAFTTQAAPDGARPNVILIMADDMGYEALSANGSESCKSPNLDKLAANGVRFTNCFSNPICTPSRTKIMTGHYNVRNYVKFGWLDREQTTFAHQLKAAGYATAIAGKWQLGKDKDSPQHFGFEQSCLWQHTRSGRSNEDGKRIDRRFVNPLLEINGVEKDYTNGEYGPQVCTDFLCDFIDANKKKPFLVYYPMILTHCPFDPTPDSTDWDPKRLGSTTYKGDREDPQRHFIDMVAYADKAVGQIVAQLEKSGVRDNTLIIFTGDNGTDTPIVTPWNGTKVVGGKGTMSDTGTRVPLIASWPAGIQKPGRVVDDLVEFTDMFPTLCEVTGAKLPKNHPADGASIVPVLQNKASARTKDWIYIWYRKQVMIRNKQYALLANQDGTNTAFTRYKGPFDGKQLKDNKLSQSERALKDQFEAKLAELAKTRLTTASKEGRIQGLKNKTNR